In one Sander lucioperca isolate FBNREF2018 chromosome 7, SLUC_FBN_1.2, whole genome shotgun sequence genomic region, the following are encoded:
- the LOC116057740 gene encoding Wilms tumor protein homolog isoform X1, which translates to MGSDVRDLNSLLPPLSAGPSPGCPALPVSTAPQWAPVLDFHTTPSPYSTLATPHTSLGPHSFIKQEPSWGATGDPHHHDTDPHCGLSAFTVHFSGQFTGTGACRYGAFGAPPPPPSSQPPPVAASHHHQPPSRMFSNTPYLTNCMDTQQAARNQTGYSTVAFDGAGNYGHTPTHHSSQFSNHSFKHEDALTQQSTMAEQQYPVPPPVYGCHTPSDSCTGSQALLLRNPYNSGENLYQMTSQLECVAWNPVNTLASTIKSHAAGYDSDPSTPMLYSCSTQYRIHTHGVFRGIQDVRRVPSITPAIVRSESSEKRPFMCAYPGCNKRYFKLSHLQMHSRKHTGEKPYQCEFPDCGRRFSRSDQLKRHQRRHTGVKPFQCETCQRKFSRSDHLKTHTRTHTGKTSEKPFNCRWPNCQKKFARSDELVRHHNMHQRNLTKLQLAI; encoded by the exons ATGGGTTCAGACGTACGTGACCTGAACTCCCTGCTGCCCCCACTCTCGGCGGGCCCCAGCCCTGGCTGCCCAGCCCTGCCCGTCAGTACGGCCCCTCAGTGGGCTCCCGTCCTGGACTTTCACACCACTCCCTCGCCTTACTCCACCCTGGCCACCCCCCACACCTCCCTGGGGCCACACTCCTTCATCAAGCAGGAGCCCAGCTGGGGGGCCACCGGCGACCCCCACCACCACGACACAGACCCCCACTGCGGCCTCAGTGCCTTCACCGTCCACTTCTCGGGGCAGTTTACTGGGACCGGGGCCTGCCGGTATGGGGCATTCGGGgcacccccaccaccaccatccaGTCAACCGCCGCCTGTGGCCGCCTCGCACCACCACCAGCCCCCCAGCCGGATGTTCAGCAACACACCGTACCTAACCAACTGTATGGACACACAGCAGGCAGCCCGCAACCAGACAG GTTACAGCACGGTTGCATTCGATGGAGCCGGTAATTACGGTCACACTCCCACACACCACAGCTCGCAGTTCTCCAACCATTCCTTCAAACATGAAGACGCTTTAACTCAGCAAAGCACTATGG CTGAGCAGCAGTATCCTGTACCTCCTCCTGTCTATGGATGTCATACACCTTCAGACAGTTGTACAGGCAGCCAGGCTCTGCTGCTGAGAAACCCTTACAACag CGGAGAAAATTTATATCAAATGACCTCTCAGTTGGAGTGTGTGGCATGGAACCCTGTCAATACACTGGCATCCACCATAAAGAG CCATGCAGCAGGCTACGACAGTGACCCCAGCACCCCCATGTTGTACAGCTGCAGCACACAGTaccgcatacacacacatggagtCTTCAGGGGAATACAG gaTGTGCGGCGGGTGCCCAGCATCACTCCAGCCATAGTGCGGTCAGAGAGCAGCGAGAAGCGTCCGTTCATGTGTGCCTACCCAGGATGCAACAAACGTTACTTCAAGCTGTCTCATCTGCAGATGCACAGTCGCAAACACACAG GGGAGAAACCTTACCAATGCGAGTTCCCAGACTGTGGCCGGAGGTTTTCTCGCTCTGACCAGCTCAAAAGACACCAGAGGAGACACACAG GAGTTAAACCCTTCCAATGCGAGACGTGTCAGAGAAAGTTCTCTCGGTCTGACCACCTTAAGACACACACCCGGACTCATACAGGTAAAACAA GCGAGAAGCCGTTTAACTGCCGGTGGCCGAACTGTCAAAAGAAGTTTGCCCGAAGCGATGAGTTGGTGCGACACCACAACATGCACCAGAGGAACCTCACCAAGCTCCAGCTGGCCATCTAA
- the LOC116057740 gene encoding Wilms tumor protein homolog isoform X2, which yields MGSDVRDLNSLLPPLSAGPSPGCPALPVSTAPQWAPVLDFHTTPSPYSTLATPHTSLGPHSFIKQEPSWGATGDPHHHDTDPHCGLSAFTVHFSGQFTGTGACRYGAFGAPPPPPSSQPPPVAASHHHQPPSRMFSNTPYLTNCMDTQQAARNQTGYSTVAFDGAGNYGHTPTHHSSQFSNHSFKHEDALTQQSTMAEQQYPVPPPVYGCHTPSDSCTGSQALLLRNPYNSGENLYQMTSQLECVAWNPVNTLASTIKSHAAGYDSDPSTPMLYSCSTQYRIHTHGVFRGIQDVRRVPSITPAIVRSESSEKRPFMCAYPGCNKRYFKLSHLQMHSRKHTGEKPYQCEFPDCGRRFSRSDQLKRHQRRHTGVKPFQCETCQRKFSRSDHLKTHTRTHTGEKPFNCRWPNCQKKFARSDELVRHHNMHQRNLTKLQLAI from the exons ATGGGTTCAGACGTACGTGACCTGAACTCCCTGCTGCCCCCACTCTCGGCGGGCCCCAGCCCTGGCTGCCCAGCCCTGCCCGTCAGTACGGCCCCTCAGTGGGCTCCCGTCCTGGACTTTCACACCACTCCCTCGCCTTACTCCACCCTGGCCACCCCCCACACCTCCCTGGGGCCACACTCCTTCATCAAGCAGGAGCCCAGCTGGGGGGCCACCGGCGACCCCCACCACCACGACACAGACCCCCACTGCGGCCTCAGTGCCTTCACCGTCCACTTCTCGGGGCAGTTTACTGGGACCGGGGCCTGCCGGTATGGGGCATTCGGGgcacccccaccaccaccatccaGTCAACCGCCGCCTGTGGCCGCCTCGCACCACCACCAGCCCCCCAGCCGGATGTTCAGCAACACACCGTACCTAACCAACTGTATGGACACACAGCAGGCAGCCCGCAACCAGACAG GTTACAGCACGGTTGCATTCGATGGAGCCGGTAATTACGGTCACACTCCCACACACCACAGCTCGCAGTTCTCCAACCATTCCTTCAAACATGAAGACGCTTTAACTCAGCAAAGCACTATGG CTGAGCAGCAGTATCCTGTACCTCCTCCTGTCTATGGATGTCATACACCTTCAGACAGTTGTACAGGCAGCCAGGCTCTGCTGCTGAGAAACCCTTACAACag CGGAGAAAATTTATATCAAATGACCTCTCAGTTGGAGTGTGTGGCATGGAACCCTGTCAATACACTGGCATCCACCATAAAGAG CCATGCAGCAGGCTACGACAGTGACCCCAGCACCCCCATGTTGTACAGCTGCAGCACACAGTaccgcatacacacacatggagtCTTCAGGGGAATACAG gaTGTGCGGCGGGTGCCCAGCATCACTCCAGCCATAGTGCGGTCAGAGAGCAGCGAGAAGCGTCCGTTCATGTGTGCCTACCCAGGATGCAACAAACGTTACTTCAAGCTGTCTCATCTGCAGATGCACAGTCGCAAACACACAG GGGAGAAACCTTACCAATGCGAGTTCCCAGACTGTGGCCGGAGGTTTTCTCGCTCTGACCAGCTCAAAAGACACCAGAGGAGACACACAG GAGTTAAACCCTTCCAATGCGAGACGTGTCAGAGAAAGTTCTCTCGGTCTGACCACCTTAAGACACACACCCGGACTCATACAG GCGAGAAGCCGTTTAACTGCCGGTGGCCGAACTGTCAAAAGAAGTTTGCCCGAAGCGATGAGTTGGTGCGACACCACAACATGCACCAGAGGAACCTCACCAAGCTCCAGCTGGCCATCTAA
- the LOC116057740 gene encoding Wilms tumor protein homolog isoform X4 has translation MGSDVRDLNSLLPPLSAGPSPGCPALPVSTAPQWAPVLDFHTTPSPYSTLATPHTSLGPHSFIKQEPSWGATGDPHHHDTDPHCGLSAFTVHFSGQFTGTGACRYGAFGAPPPPPSSQPPPVAASHHHQPPSRMFSNTPYLTNCMDTQQAARNQTGYSTVAFDGAGNYGHTPTHHSSQFSNHSFKHEDALTQQSTMAEQQYPVPPPVYGCHTPSDSCTGSQALLLRNPYNSHAAGYDSDPSTPMLYSCSTQYRIHTHGVFRGIQDVRRVPSITPAIVRSESSEKRPFMCAYPGCNKRYFKLSHLQMHSRKHTGEKPYQCEFPDCGRRFSRSDQLKRHQRRHTGVKPFQCETCQRKFSRSDHLKTHTRTHTGEKPFNCRWPNCQKKFARSDELVRHHNMHQRNLTKLQLAI, from the exons ATGGGTTCAGACGTACGTGACCTGAACTCCCTGCTGCCCCCACTCTCGGCGGGCCCCAGCCCTGGCTGCCCAGCCCTGCCCGTCAGTACGGCCCCTCAGTGGGCTCCCGTCCTGGACTTTCACACCACTCCCTCGCCTTACTCCACCCTGGCCACCCCCCACACCTCCCTGGGGCCACACTCCTTCATCAAGCAGGAGCCCAGCTGGGGGGCCACCGGCGACCCCCACCACCACGACACAGACCCCCACTGCGGCCTCAGTGCCTTCACCGTCCACTTCTCGGGGCAGTTTACTGGGACCGGGGCCTGCCGGTATGGGGCATTCGGGgcacccccaccaccaccatccaGTCAACCGCCGCCTGTGGCCGCCTCGCACCACCACCAGCCCCCCAGCCGGATGTTCAGCAACACACCGTACCTAACCAACTGTATGGACACACAGCAGGCAGCCCGCAACCAGACAG GTTACAGCACGGTTGCATTCGATGGAGCCGGTAATTACGGTCACACTCCCACACACCACAGCTCGCAGTTCTCCAACCATTCCTTCAAACATGAAGACGCTTTAACTCAGCAAAGCACTATGG CTGAGCAGCAGTATCCTGTACCTCCTCCTGTCTATGGATGTCATACACCTTCAGACAGTTGTACAGGCAGCCAGGCTCTGCTGCTGAGAAACCCTTACAACag CCATGCAGCAGGCTACGACAGTGACCCCAGCACCCCCATGTTGTACAGCTGCAGCACACAGTaccgcatacacacacatggagtCTTCAGGGGAATACAG gaTGTGCGGCGGGTGCCCAGCATCACTCCAGCCATAGTGCGGTCAGAGAGCAGCGAGAAGCGTCCGTTCATGTGTGCCTACCCAGGATGCAACAAACGTTACTTCAAGCTGTCTCATCTGCAGATGCACAGTCGCAAACACACAG GGGAGAAACCTTACCAATGCGAGTTCCCAGACTGTGGCCGGAGGTTTTCTCGCTCTGACCAGCTCAAAAGACACCAGAGGAGACACACAG GAGTTAAACCCTTCCAATGCGAGACGTGTCAGAGAAAGTTCTCTCGGTCTGACCACCTTAAGACACACACCCGGACTCATACAG GCGAGAAGCCGTTTAACTGCCGGTGGCCGAACTGTCAAAAGAAGTTTGCCCGAAGCGATGAGTTGGTGCGACACCACAACATGCACCAGAGGAACCTCACCAAGCTCCAGCTGGCCATCTAA
- the LOC116057740 gene encoding Wilms tumor protein homolog isoform X3, whose protein sequence is MGSDVRDLNSLLPPLSAGPSPGCPALPVSTAPQWAPVLDFHTTPSPYSTLATPHTSLGPHSFIKQEPSWGATGDPHHHDTDPHCGLSAFTVHFSGQFTGTGACRYGAFGAPPPPPSSQPPPVAASHHHQPPSRMFSNTPYLTNCMDTQQAARNQTGYSTVAFDGAGNYGHTPTHHSSQFSNHSFKHEDALTQQSTMAEQQYPVPPPVYGCHTPSDSCTGSQALLLRNPYNSHAAGYDSDPSTPMLYSCSTQYRIHTHGVFRGIQDVRRVPSITPAIVRSESSEKRPFMCAYPGCNKRYFKLSHLQMHSRKHTGEKPYQCEFPDCGRRFSRSDQLKRHQRRHTGVKPFQCETCQRKFSRSDHLKTHTRTHTGKTSEKPFNCRWPNCQKKFARSDELVRHHNMHQRNLTKLQLAI, encoded by the exons ATGGGTTCAGACGTACGTGACCTGAACTCCCTGCTGCCCCCACTCTCGGCGGGCCCCAGCCCTGGCTGCCCAGCCCTGCCCGTCAGTACGGCCCCTCAGTGGGCTCCCGTCCTGGACTTTCACACCACTCCCTCGCCTTACTCCACCCTGGCCACCCCCCACACCTCCCTGGGGCCACACTCCTTCATCAAGCAGGAGCCCAGCTGGGGGGCCACCGGCGACCCCCACCACCACGACACAGACCCCCACTGCGGCCTCAGTGCCTTCACCGTCCACTTCTCGGGGCAGTTTACTGGGACCGGGGCCTGCCGGTATGGGGCATTCGGGgcacccccaccaccaccatccaGTCAACCGCCGCCTGTGGCCGCCTCGCACCACCACCAGCCCCCCAGCCGGATGTTCAGCAACACACCGTACCTAACCAACTGTATGGACACACAGCAGGCAGCCCGCAACCAGACAG GTTACAGCACGGTTGCATTCGATGGAGCCGGTAATTACGGTCACACTCCCACACACCACAGCTCGCAGTTCTCCAACCATTCCTTCAAACATGAAGACGCTTTAACTCAGCAAAGCACTATGG CTGAGCAGCAGTATCCTGTACCTCCTCCTGTCTATGGATGTCATACACCTTCAGACAGTTGTACAGGCAGCCAGGCTCTGCTGCTGAGAAACCCTTACAACag CCATGCAGCAGGCTACGACAGTGACCCCAGCACCCCCATGTTGTACAGCTGCAGCACACAGTaccgcatacacacacatggagtCTTCAGGGGAATACAG gaTGTGCGGCGGGTGCCCAGCATCACTCCAGCCATAGTGCGGTCAGAGAGCAGCGAGAAGCGTCCGTTCATGTGTGCCTACCCAGGATGCAACAAACGTTACTTCAAGCTGTCTCATCTGCAGATGCACAGTCGCAAACACACAG GGGAGAAACCTTACCAATGCGAGTTCCCAGACTGTGGCCGGAGGTTTTCTCGCTCTGACCAGCTCAAAAGACACCAGAGGAGACACACAG GAGTTAAACCCTTCCAATGCGAGACGTGTCAGAGAAAGTTCTCTCGGTCTGACCACCTTAAGACACACACCCGGACTCATACAGGTAAAACAA GCGAGAAGCCGTTTAACTGCCGGTGGCCGAACTGTCAAAAGAAGTTTGCCCGAAGCGATGAGTTGGTGCGACACCACAACATGCACCAGAGGAACCTCACCAAGCTCCAGCTGGCCATCTAA
- the LOC116057740 gene encoding Wilms tumor protein homolog isoform X5, translating to MGSDVRDLNSLLPPLSAGPSPGCPALPVSTAPQWAPVLDFHTTPSPYSTLATPHTSLGPHSFIKQEPSWGATGDPHHHDTDPHCGLSAFTVHFSGQFTGTGACRYGAFGAPPPPPSSQPPPVAASHHHQPPSRMFSNTPYLTNCMDTQQAARNQTGYSTVAFDGAGNYGHTPTHHSSQFSNHSFKHEDALTQQSTMAEQQYPVPPPVYGCHTPSDSCTGSQALLLRNPYNSHAAGYDSDPSTPMLYSCSTQYRIHTHGVFRGIQDVRRVPSITPAIVRSESSEKRPFMCAYPGCNKRYFKLSHLQMHSRKHTGEKPYQCEFPDCGRRFSRSDQLKRHQRRHTGVKPFQCETCQRKFSRSDHLKTHTRTHTGKTSA from the exons ATGGGTTCAGACGTACGTGACCTGAACTCCCTGCTGCCCCCACTCTCGGCGGGCCCCAGCCCTGGCTGCCCAGCCCTGCCCGTCAGTACGGCCCCTCAGTGGGCTCCCGTCCTGGACTTTCACACCACTCCCTCGCCTTACTCCACCCTGGCCACCCCCCACACCTCCCTGGGGCCACACTCCTTCATCAAGCAGGAGCCCAGCTGGGGGGCCACCGGCGACCCCCACCACCACGACACAGACCCCCACTGCGGCCTCAGTGCCTTCACCGTCCACTTCTCGGGGCAGTTTACTGGGACCGGGGCCTGCCGGTATGGGGCATTCGGGgcacccccaccaccaccatccaGTCAACCGCCGCCTGTGGCCGCCTCGCACCACCACCAGCCCCCCAGCCGGATGTTCAGCAACACACCGTACCTAACCAACTGTATGGACACACAGCAGGCAGCCCGCAACCAGACAG GTTACAGCACGGTTGCATTCGATGGAGCCGGTAATTACGGTCACACTCCCACACACCACAGCTCGCAGTTCTCCAACCATTCCTTCAAACATGAAGACGCTTTAACTCAGCAAAGCACTATGG CTGAGCAGCAGTATCCTGTACCTCCTCCTGTCTATGGATGTCATACACCTTCAGACAGTTGTACAGGCAGCCAGGCTCTGCTGCTGAGAAACCCTTACAACag CCATGCAGCAGGCTACGACAGTGACCCCAGCACCCCCATGTTGTACAGCTGCAGCACACAGTaccgcatacacacacatggagtCTTCAGGGGAATACAG gaTGTGCGGCGGGTGCCCAGCATCACTCCAGCCATAGTGCGGTCAGAGAGCAGCGAGAAGCGTCCGTTCATGTGTGCCTACCCAGGATGCAACAAACGTTACTTCAAGCTGTCTCATCTGCAGATGCACAGTCGCAAACACACAG GGGAGAAACCTTACCAATGCGAGTTCCCAGACTGTGGCCGGAGGTTTTCTCGCTCTGACCAGCTCAAAAGACACCAGAGGAGACACACAG GAGTTAAACCCTTCCAATGCGAGACGTGTCAGAGAAAGTTCTCTCGGTCTGACCACCTTAAGACACACACCCGGACTCATACAGGTAAAACAAGTGCGTAA